The Capsicum annuum cultivar UCD-10X-F1 chromosome 3, UCD10Xv1.1, whole genome shotgun sequence genomic sequence GCCTTAGTAAAGATTGGACTAGAGATAACAAATTTTGGTGTCACTCACATTTTTTCATCCCCTCCCACTAATGTTGTACCTGTTGTCAAAACGGGCATACTAAGACTTACTGCTATTAGGCAAACGAGCATAAGCTCTATTAACCTAGTATGCCGGGATGTGACTACTAACTCTTTAAACTATTTCAAGACTGTGCAGGGGACCAACCATGCTGAGCCCCCTTAAATATTAgcattaatataaatagcctttaaatcccccccaaaaaaaaaaaagaaagacatatTCCTATAAAAATCTATTATTTATTAGAgatgaaaaattttcaaaaaattttaatctttattttaaattttatagtatctaataaaattttattaaataaaaaaattgaaatatagaaTGGTGGGAGTATTTGTTAGATCCAGACGATACTGGCACAAATAAAAATAGCTTATAATGAACACACAGGActgcaaaataatgaaaatagcTAGGAAATAATGAAAGTGAAGATAGAACCCAAAATGGAAAAATAGTTGAGATATTTGTTACTACCTATTACTTAGGTAGGAAATACGTACTCTATAGTCTATAGTGGAGATGCTAAGTTAGTCCATAAAAATTTAGATCGATTATTGATTCGTTTATCTATTAGTTCAACCTATTTCAGCTATTAAAATTTTGGTTAGTATCTTGAAATTGATTCTAATTTTGTcaaatatgttttaatttttttaaatatgttatataataataataataataataataataataataataataataataatgaaaaaaataataatatcatgttCTAAAAACTAATATACGAGAATGAATCAAGTAATTAAAATTTAGTAAGAATTGAACAAATTAATCTTAACTTGCATTTTAATCCATCAATCTAAATAACTTTTGGCTGGACAATAACTCACTCATTATTAACTCAACACATCTTAACCCACTAAGAAATTCAAGAGGACCAACTCATTTGTCACCTCTACCTATAGATGGTActttctccgtttaaaaaagaatgacctactttgacttggcacaaagtttaagaaaataaaaaagacttttgaatcttgtggccttaaattaaagttgtgtcaaatgtaccaaaatactctttaatcttgtggtcctaaacatgttatgtgaaaagttgaaattaaagtattgccaagaagggaaaggggtcattctttttaaaacggactaaaaagaaaagtaggtcattattTTTGAAACGAAGGAAGTATAAAATTAGTTAGACCTAACTCACACCCTAAAAGTCAGCTCGAAAGGAGGAGACTTGTCCAAGTCTTAAAAAGAGATCACCGATGTTATTAATCACTAATGTGGGAGTTTTTTCATTCTTCAACAGATAGTCGAAGTGCACATACTACTTCTGCTATTAGAAAAAAGGACAGCCCGGTGAAGCTTCTGCTATGGGCGAGGTCCAAAGAATGCTTGAACCACAAGGGTCTATCGTACACACAGTCTTATCTTGTATTTCTGTCAAAGGTCATTTCCATCACTTAAATCTGTGACCTTTTAATCaaatgacagcaactttacctaCTACTCCAAAGCTCGCATTCAAACTTCTATAGTATTAAAAAGAAGAGGTATAAAAGAAACCAAGCACGCACGTATCGATATAGACATGGATGATCCACTTTTCCCCAATAATGAACCTCATCAATATTGCCATGTCTGGAATCCCCATTTGGCCAAAGGTCTCACTAATTCTTGTCCACACAAAGATGACCATTCAGGAAACAGCCACACATATATTATGCGTTTAGCTGTTTTAGATGAATAAGATGATGACAGTAACACTTGCATGCTACTTCAATTTAGCGGACAAACGCACCTTCATCTCCCATTTTTCCAAAATCAAAGATCATATAGTTTAATACTATGCCTCAACTTACAATGCATCGTTTCAATCAAATTCTTGAAATCTCAACTTACAATGCATCGTTTGAATCAAATTCTTGAAATCTACTTAGTTCTCTGGAAATCTTTGGGAGAAGATTGTCTGAAACGGCTATTTGTAACTAATAGGAAAAGCAAAAATGGGTTTGTAATTGTTTACGTAAAAGGAAACCAATTTCTAAATATGTTTTTCAATCCATCATCCCTAGCAAAAGAATTTCTAACCGAATGAGGTAACCAAGGTTCAGTTTGTTGAAGTCGTGCCTCAATACATGGCAGCTTACTCGGAAAATTTTACTACCAGAGCTAAATATTACTCTTTCCATTCGTTTTTACTAGTCCACAACAAATTTTGCACTACCCGCTCGAGGAATAACAAATGAACTACAGATTTAACCATATTAATTGATGTATGTAAATAATGCTAAAAgtaaaacaaggaaaaaaaatctCTTCATATGGTAAAGTGGGCAAGAAAAAGTGTGTATCAGTAGTATAATAGGCACGTAAAAATGAACAGAACGAGCATTGATCACACTAGATGAAAAACAACTAAGCAGTAGTGTATCTGAACACCAGAACAACCAGAAGACGAACAACAATCTGCAAATCATGGAAATTAATTGTCTCTTACCATCACGCAGCTAGTAAGGCTATAATAATCTAGTATATTGCAGGTTTTACACCGTCTTAGAGATACAAATTAAGTATAACAATTATTAGTCTTAGACATGGTTCAATAACACAAATTTCTAATGTAAGCAGACCAACACTCTTCCAGGCCCTCAGGACTCCCCAACGGTGGACTGTGCTGCTCAAACACAGCATGATGGCATCCTCAATCAGCAATCACAGATGACCCCAACAATCTTACCTGTAAAAAACACAAGgaaaaaatcaacaaaacaatCCACATTGAGAAATATATGACGAGCCACAGGTAAGACCTGGAGGAACTTCGGCTACGACTCCGACTCCGACTTCGGCTTGGGCTTCTGCTGGGAGTGCGTCTTTTTGGGCTTTTACTCAACTGTTTTGAACGCTGTAATTAACCGAGTCATAATACAAAGCAATAGTATGTAGACAAAGAGAGAGTACGCTTTAGAAAGGCACAAAAAAGGGACATGGAAAGACAAATTTTGAGCTATTCCGTTTACTCAAAACATAGATTTTGACTTACAGATGgtgctttgaaaaaaaaaaaaaaggacttaCAGATGGCACTGGCGATCTGGACCTTGAAGGAGATCTGCAAAATTTCCAGAAAGAACTTAATTTAACATCCCAGTCCTGCCACTTAACAAGTTTCCTCCAACTGCCTTGGTTTCACTTCTATCTCAGCATGACCATAACGAAAGTAGCATTTTGGCAGAATCCAGAGTGGAATATATGGTATGTATGAAGCAATGCAAGTTACACTGTTAAGACTaagtaatattttatatttatgcagTCAGAGACCAATTAGCAGGATACCAAAAGAATGAACTAGTCTTTATTTTGCTTTGGTAGAAAATGCTTCTACCAAAAATAGGTGGTGATCCAAATTCAAGTGGCAGTTAGTTCCCCAGTCCAGCTCCACCATAGATCCATGATCTTCATGATCCCAATCTAGCACCCATGGAACATTTCACGATGCTCATTAGAATAGAGACATCATAAAAGACCCAAAGCTGCCATCTAGAAAACAGCGTACCTCCACAACCAAAAGAGTTGCAGGCAAGACCATTATCCACTCAAGATCCTAATATGCAATCCACAAACCGCCGCACATATCCAAAATCTAGAAAAACAAACAAGGTGACATTTCATACTTATAACAGAATGGATCAAAGACGACACCTTGATAACACAGTAGTTTTCCCTAGAATACAGttccaaaaaataattaaagcaaatGAACCAACTCTCCCTTAAACACTAGACTTTTTAATATCTTTTCTGTTCAGTCCTAGAACTACAGAGGTGCCCAGTCTCTACTGAATGGTTACACATTGATCAGCGAGCATAGTTAgaaaatcttgaaatagcaaGGAGGCAAATGAATATGGATTCTCTTTTTAATATGGGCAAGAAAAATTTGAGGGAGGGGAGGGGGTTGGGGGATATCAAAGTTagaagaaatcataattttcataatcatttGGTAATGCCATTGCAAGTATAAACCCCATATATCCTGCCTGAAGCAGAAAAAATTAACATAAATGTAACTAGTCATTGTCCCAGCAGTGCGTGCAGAACTACACATTACCAAACTAGATTGCCTCAGAAATGCAACCTTTGCAAAATTGTGGCCTACAACTTACCATTCATCCATCATAGAACCATTTGACAAATTACCAGAGATTGTCTTGAAGGgacaataaaatttaaacaataaaaaattggATTTGGCTGTTTTATGCATGATATACAACAGCTTCTCATTGCTATATTTTTCAGAAAGAAAACGGGGAGAACATCGAGGACCAGGTAAACAAAGAAGACTAAAGCACCCAAAAGTCTTATCATTTCCAGGTGAGCTTTGCAGTGAACACATCAAACTAACAATGAGATAAAGATAAACGGCAACGGAAATAAACAGCAAGAGCATTTTAGATCACCACCTATTTATTTAAAAGATATGCagtttatgtaaatattaacCTTGTATTATGTTATGCTTTTATACCCACCCCACAACAACAGAAAGGTAAAGCAGAATGTTACCTTGAGACAGAACGTCCTTTTGACCCAGAACGAGACCGAGAAGACACAGACCTTGAACGAGATCTTGAGCGCTTTGAAGATTTAACTTTAGGAGACTTGCTGCTAAGAAGGATATCAATAAGGCCCTATTTGCTTTAAAGTAAAATCACTAGTCCAAACATATAAGTGTAATGTGTTAGACCTTTTGCTCCTGCTACGACTTCTACTTCGGCTATGGCTTCGACTAACACTCTTTCCTCTGGAGTAAGAACGGCTGCGGCTACGGCTTCGACTGCGGTCATATTCCTTAACCTACAAAAGATGGAGGTTTTTAGAATACCAAACAAAGACCTCAGCACAATAACTGAGGCAATTGAAATATGTCCGCGTCATACTCGGATTGTCGCACGAGAAAAGGCATTCCGAAACTCAGAGTCATCAAGCTTCTTGATCTATAGACATGAAATGATATTAGTTGCAACACTTAATTGTATAAACCATAAATCAAATATTGTAAGCAGCATCCCGGTTTAAATAAAAGGGAGGGAAAGAAGAGGTGTATGGCTTACAGCATATTTCATGTCATCGTAGTTTGTATAATCAATAATACCAGTGGTGCCTGAAAGTCCAAACAAATTTGTCAACATCTGAATAAGTCATGGAACAGAAATGACAAAGTAATATGAAGATCAAGATGCTTCCTACAGGGTAAAAATAAGCATACTGCACTTTAACTAACGGCAAAGAACGATATTGTGTGCCAatatggatcacaaaagttttcaGAAGACTTAGATTACAATAGTTTTTGGAAAGCTTGGATTAGAAAATCTTTTGGAGAAGTTGAAGACACAAAAAACTGTTGCTTGAAAAGAATTGTCGTTTGTAAATGGCATCAAAATGTTTTTTTTATGAGGTAAAAGATTCCATTCATAATAACAAGGTCATCTTGGCCGTATAAAAGGGGcataccaaaaagaaaaaaactacacAATGAGGCTCTCTCCAAAAGACTCCCAATCCTCTATACAAACAGGAACAACATGGGTGCACCAAAAGAAAAGAAGGGATCGGAGGCTACTTCTCAAATGAGCAAAGCTCATCTCCACCCCTTCAAAAGCACTCCTGTTTCTCTTTCCAAATGACCCACATTAGAGCGAGAGGAGTAACATTCCATGCCTTTTGCCTTTTGTCTTCTAGCTCCGCTCCTCCAACTAAGCATCAACTCCTTCACAGATCTTGGCATCTCCCAAGAAACGCCAAATCATCCAAAGATACCCCCCATAACCTCGTGACTTATTTGCAATGTAACAAATATGCTCCACGTCCTCACCCGTCTCCCTCCATAGGAAACACCAACTCAAGCATACAACCTTCCATTTTCTAAGATTCTCAGCCATCAAGATTACCTCTCTAGTAGCTAACCACATGAAGAAGCACACTTTCTTCGGCACCTCAGGTATCCAAACAGAAACATATGGAAATGTCTCATCCACCCTACTCAAAAGTTTCAGAGAAAACTTTGTTATTCCCCACATCCCAACTCAAAGTATCAGATCTGATGACGGGTTAACAATGATTTTCAAGTAAAGCTAACAACTTTTGAAACTCGGCCACCTCTCAATCTACAAATTCCTTCTGAACATCAAATCCGAAAAAGTCTCATCCACTATTTAGGAATGCGCTCGAATCATTGCATATTGCGATGATGCGAAGCGATGCAAGCCCCTCTCACTGCAAGTTGCTGATGCAAGCCAACCTTACAGAAGCGGGCACATCAAAGGGTTATGTGAGATTCGAGCCGATGCGAAACACGAGTCGATGCAACCGcatcatgttgattttatttttagattcaattttaaatcaaaaaagaGCCGCTTCATGTAGATATTATATTTAGgatcaattttaaatttgaaaaacagAGTCCACTGCTGCAATTTTCTAGGGTTAACTTTGAAGTCCACTAAAGCGACATCTACTTGATGAAGTAGATAAactttagaagaagaagaattagatgtTGAGCAATTATTTGTTTAGATttggtttttcttcttttttctagattgttttgctattttgttgaactattttgttgttgtagtCTTGTCTTGCTGGTTTGTTTTGTAGCAGGTGTTCAGTGATCAAACCTGTAATTTTGGTGTTTAATTCAAACTTTTGCTTAAATATATTCAGTGATCAAACCTGTAATTTTGGTGTTTAATTCAAACTTTTGCTTAAATATATTGtctttattgttgattatatagTTGTTGTGGTCTTTTCAGTTCTGTCTTACTGTTTGGATGCTCtatttaatcttttttcttttaaattgcgCTTCACTTCTATGATGCAAAGCCTTAGTCGTTTTTTTCCGCATCACGCTTCCCCGAACACTGGTCTCATCCCCCTGTGTCCCCCTAATGTGTCGAACAAACAACTCCCTTCGGCAAGAACTCCTAAACAAACTTGGGAACTATAATTGAAAAACATATTCAAAAACAAAGTTCTCTCCAAACGAACACAAATGTCCTCATAGAACGTCTCCTCAAAAGGTGATTCAAAAACATAACATTCCCCAAGATAGTTTCCATAACATTTTTCTAAGAACCACACCAAACCAAATTCGAGCACCACCAAAGATGAAAGGAAGGAACCGAAAACCATTGTGAATGACAGGAAGACCAGTAGAATTACAAATatgaatctattttaaaaaaatctaccaacgcatcaaatttaatatattcCAAGATAAGTTAGCTGAAAATAAGCTCTAACATTATGGCCGAAGTTCAGCTCTTAGCTTCCATAATAGTTAGAATAAGCTTTGTGACCTAAAGATCATTCAAACTAGTCAAATTACGCCATTGTTATGTTTCTTCCAAAAGAGAAAACGACGGCTCCATCAAATATAATTTGCCTCCAGTTAATTTTTATTCGCTTGGAAAGTAAAAAGTGAACACTCCAACATGACAAGTTCTGTACATGATAAGTGAGTAGAAAAATCCCAAAGGAGAGAATTGTGTATCCGGTAAACCTACAAAGAGCTTGGGCTCAAATTGGCACATTGGGTTACCCTCTAGTTAAATACTACAAACAGCTGtaccaaaataaaattcaaaaaaagaaaaggggaagaaatCCCAAGCAAACATTATATAAGTTAATGGGTTAGGCAGCACCATTGATAACTTGACTTAAGCGGCAGTACTGTCCCCGGAAGAGATGGGGTAAATAATAGGATCATTGTcctatttaacaaaaaaaaaaaattgtatcagAAGAGCAAAACAAAGGACAATACATGGGCAAGAGCAAGACACTTTTAGATTTTCCCAAGAACAGAGTTTGTCCTCAACCACCAAATGGGAACCCAACACCTATAGGTtactgccccccccccccccatcacACTTTTCCCCACCCTGCTCTGAAAGAACAATAACCCATCTAACTTGTGCTGCTTTTATATCTCTAGTTTCTGCTATTTTTCATTCCAAATTATTGATCCAAGGGGCTCCAATGCCCCCATTTCTGGTATGTCATTGCCATGGAGTACTTGTCTAGACTATTGAAGAAGCTAATGACACATCCTGAAATCAAATTCCACCCAAGACGTGCAACTTGGTTTTGCATATGACCTTCTCCTCTTCTGTAAAGATGTGATCAGGTCTGTACAACTTCTTATTAACTGTTTCAAGGAATTCTCACAAACCTCAAGGTTGATTGCTAATTTACATAAAAGCTCAACATATTTTGGTGGGGTCAGTGATTATCCAAAATAATATCTTGAGAATTCTTGGTTTTACAAAAGTGAAAAGCCTTTCAGGTACTTACGGGTACCTTTAGA encodes the following:
- the LOC107864026 gene encoding serine/arginine-rich-splicing factor SR34 isoform X1, with product MSRSSRTLYVGNLPGDVREREVEDLFYKYGPIAHIELKIPPRPPGYAFVEFEEARDAEDAIRGRDGYDFDGHRLRVELAHGGRGNSSSNDRYGGGGRGQRGGVSRRSDYRVFVTGLPHSASWQDLKDHMRRAGDVCFSQVFRGGSGTTGIIDYTNYDDMKYAIKKLDDSEFRNAFSRATIRVKEYDRSRSRSRSRSYSRGKSVSRSHSRSRSRSRSKSKSPKVKSSKRSRSRSRSVSSRSRSGSKGRSVSRSPSRSRSPVPSRSKQLSKSPKRRTPSRSPSRSRSRSRSRSSSR